The following proteins are encoded in a genomic region of Sesamum indicum cultivar Zhongzhi No. 13 linkage group LG8, S_indicum_v1.0, whole genome shotgun sequence:
- the LOC105168838 gene encoding PLASMODESMATA CALLOSE-BINDING PROTEIN 3 — protein sequence MAALVFVVLLLAMAGHSSATWCICKEGLSDTTLQKTLDYACGAGADCNPIHQNGPCFNPNTVKAHCNYAVNSYFQRNRQQPTACDFAGTATIVTSDPSTAGCMYPASASATTTTPGTTTPTTTVSGTPTTTVQGGSPIVNTPNTGVLGGANNGLGPSGMNNDMSEGGIRLPTNILLFSSMILTLSSLHFW from the exons ATGGCTGCTTTGGTGTTTGTGGTGCTCCTTTTGGCCATGGCTGGTCACTCAA GTGCCACATGGTGTATTTGCAAGGAGGGTTTGAGTGACACAACCCTGCAAAAGACTCTGGACTATGCATGTGGAGCTGGGGCGGACTGCAACCCGATCCATCAAAACGGACCCTGTTTCAACCCGAATACCGTCAAGGCTCACTGCAACTATGCTGTCAACAGTTATTTCCAGAGAAACCGCCAACAACCTACTGCCTGTGATTTCGCTGGCACTGCCACCATTGTTACTTCTGATCCCA GCACAGCTGGTTGTATGTATCCTGCATCTGCAAG TGCTACAACCACGACTCCAGGAACGACAACACCAACCACCACAGTCTCCGGAACGCCCACCACCACCGTGCAAGGCGGTTCCCCCATCGTTAACACCCCTAACACAGGTGTTCTAGGAGGTGCTAACAACGGCCTAGGCCCATCGGGAATGAACAACGACATGAGCGAAGGAGGCATTCGGCTCCCGACCAAcatcctcctcttctcctcCATGATCCTCACTTTATCATCCCTTCATTTCTGGTGA